The stretch of DNA CCGGCGCGCACCGCGGCGGACAGCGGACCGTGCGGCGGGCAGGCTCGAGGGGATGAGCGACCAGGCGGAACGAGCGGCACGCGAGACCGGACGGCAGGCGCGGCGCGTCGCCGACAGCAGGTGGTTCGAGCTGACGGCGCGGGCCGGCTACGTCGGCAGCGGTGTCGTCCACCTGCTCATCGGCTACCTGGTCGTGCTCCTCGGCTTCGGGAACGCCTCCTCGGGCAGCGAGACCGACCAGTCCGGTGCGCTCGAGCAGCTCGCGAAGGTGCCCGGCGGTGTGGTCCTGCTCTGGGCCGTCGCCGTCGGGACCGCCGCGCTCACCCTGCGGCTCCTGCTCGAGGCCGTCGTCGGCGGCCGGTCCGACAGCGCGCGCGGGTGGGCGGCCCGGGCGAAGGACGCCGGCAAGGCGATCGTGTACGGCGTCGTGTCGTACTCCGCCGCGACGTTCGCGCTCGGCGTGGGGAAGAGCTCGAGCGGATCGAGCCGGAGCGCCGCCGCCCAGGCGCTCGCGACGCCCGGTGGGGTGTTCCTGCTGCTCGCCGCGGCGGCCGTCGCGATCGCGATCGGCATCGGACTCGTCGTCATCGGGTGCCGTCGCTCGTTCCGGAAGCACATCGTCCGACCGCCGCGGAGCCTGGACCGACCGGTCACCGTGCTCGCCGTCGTCGGGTACGTCGGCAAGGGCCTGGCGGTGGTCGTCGTCGGCGTGCTCATCGCGGTGGCGGGCTTCCGGAGCGATCCCGGCCAGGCGACCGGCCTCGACGGGGCCTTCGACGCGGTGCGACAGCTCCCCGCCGGGTCGGTGCTGCTCGTCGCGATCGGCGTCGCCTTCCTGGCCTACGGCGTCTGGAGCTTCTTCCGCGCCCGCTTCGCGCGCCTCTGATATGTTGGAAGCAGCTCGCCTCCTGCTGGGGGGATGAGAAGTCGGAGCCGGTGCACCTGGGGTATACCAGGTCCCGGCTCCAGCGCTGTCCGTGGGTCGTCCGCGCGTCAGGGCT from Curtobacterium sp. SGAir0471 encodes:
- a CDS encoding DUF1206 domain-containing protein — translated: MSDQAERAARETGRQARRVADSRWFELTARAGYVGSGVVHLLIGYLVVLLGFGNASSGSETDQSGALEQLAKVPGGVVLLWAVAVGTAALTLRLLLEAVVGGRSDSARGWAARAKDAGKAIVYGVVSYSAATFALGVGKSSSGSSRSAAAQALATPGGVFLLLAAAAVAIAIGIGLVVIGCRRSFRKHIVRPPRSLDRPVTVLAVVGYVGKGLAVVVVGVLIAVAGFRSDPGQATGLDGAFDAVRQLPAGSVLLVAIGVAFLAYGVWSFFRARFARL